The following proteins are co-located in the Paenibacillus sp. FSL H8-0079 genome:
- a CDS encoding 3-oxoacyl-[acyl-carrier-protein] synthase III C-terminal domain-containing protein, which produces MAGIRIVDIDIYHPATKVHNDFYIEHFDARGVDIRGLLKALGRDTRYKIDNDDENSLSMAFEAASNLLEKTGLTGADIDLIAYASQTPEYIFPTNSLMIHRLINGASHTICIDSNANCAGMTAAFEQVSRQMLGNPRIRRALIIGSDYVAPHASPDDPVYFANFGDAAAAVIVERDEHAIGFIDSIYQTDTCVYGNSLFPAEGLAKLGQTGVDAGAFHVKFIPFDDSICVDAASESIRTLLTRNEIGPDEIKAACFSQLSIGNIRAVSTNVGIGDDIAVYIGDEFGYTSTSSPFIALHRAITFGQIQRGDKVLFWTVGAGWQNVAMVVEY; this is translated from the coding sequence ATGGCCGGAATTCGTATTGTAGATATCGATATCTATCATCCAGCAACCAAGGTGCACAATGATTTTTATATTGAACATTTTGACGCAAGAGGTGTAGATATTCGTGGATTGTTAAAGGCACTTGGTCGTGATACACGTTATAAAATTGACAACGATGACGAAAACTCACTAAGCATGGCCTTTGAGGCAGCCAGTAACCTACTGGAAAAAACCGGACTCACCGGTGCAGATATTGATCTGATTGCTTATGCAAGCCAAACGCCAGAATACATCTTTCCTACGAATTCCTTGATGATTCATCGCCTGATTAATGGCGCTTCTCACACGATCTGCATTGACAGCAACGCTAACTGTGCAGGCATGACCGCAGCTTTCGAACAGGTTAGCCGGCAGATGCTGGGTAATCCTCGAATTCGCCGTGCATTAATCATCGGCTCGGATTACGTGGCTCCTCACGCCAGTCCGGATGATCCCGTATACTTTGCCAACTTCGGTGATGCAGCAGCGGCGGTTATTGTAGAGCGGGATGAACATGCTATCGGTTTCATTGATTCAATCTATCAGACCGATACTTGTGTGTATGGTAATTCACTCTTTCCTGCTGAAGGCCTTGCGAAACTGGGCCAAACGGGTGTAGATGCAGGGGCCTTTCATGTGAAATTCATCCCATTTGATGATTCGATCTGTGTGGATGCCGCTTCGGAGTCCATTCGTACCCTCCTGACACGCAACGAGATTGGACCAGATGAGATCAAAGCCGCCTGCTTCTCTCAACTATCCATTGGTAACATTCGGGCTGTCTCCACGAACGTTGGCATCGGTGATGATATTGCCGTCTACATCGGAGACGAATTCGGATATACCTCCACCAGCAGTCCGTTCATCGCATTGCATCGGGCGATTACATTCGGTCAGATTCAGCGAGGTGACAAAGTGTTGTTCTGGACCGTTGGAGCCGGGTGGCAAAATGTTGCCATGGTGGTTGAATACTAG
- a CDS encoding carboxymuconolactone decarboxylase family protein, which produces MSEHVAQGLDRFAKLSGEYGAKALAPIKEHFPELSEFIMGTAYGDIFQRSTITDQWKEVAIISSLITQGQYEQLGVHYTMALSVGVTVDQIKGILLHLAPCVGAPRIISAFNILLATLDEIQ; this is translated from the coding sequence ATGAGTGAACATGTGGCTCAGGGCCTGGACCGTTTTGCTAAACTTTCTGGTGAGTACGGCGCTAAAGCCCTCGCACCCATCAAAGAGCATTTTCCCGAATTATCCGAATTTATCATGGGGACGGCATATGGGGATATTTTTCAGCGCAGCACGATTACGGATCAATGGAAGGAAGTTGCCATTATCTCTTCGTTGATTACCCAAGGACAGTATGAACAATTGGGGGTGCATTACACGATGGCTCTGAGCGTGGGAGTGACCGTGGATCAGATCAAGGGAATATTGCTACATCTCGCGCCCTGTGTGGGTGCTCCGCGTATTATAAGTGCATTCAATATATTGCTTGCCACTTTGGATGAAATACAGTAA
- a CDS encoding thiamine pyrophosphate-binding protein, producing the protein MRTVADYLAETLRNLGVTHVFGIIGKSICPAVLKMVDYGLEFIPGRHESSSGFAASGYALQTGKLGVAFATSGPGGTNLLTAAAHAKANNLPVLFITGHQSIQELGLPQCQDSSSYLADLAEMFRPATLFSKLVERGDHFGTLLNHALSIALGPNKGPVHLCLPFDVQTELLSQCRIVIPEPEPLLSVSNLNRILPLIQQSNRPLIIAGKGVSRARAHDELLHLAESFNIPVITTPGGKGAIAWDHPLYHGPCGVGGFPHADNMLNQSDLYIVLGSRLSDMTICNLKPENHPAHLIQFDADPTFVGKILSAQTLHITGDLKDNMHYLLGTLVDHSSPKKTTAPIDYTVPLPDLPRLSLASVLDGMSELLPYDHKLFVDDGSHGFHAVQRYKVKKPGSFVFDAYFACMGNAIGMAIGAKAASPEETIVCITGDGCFMMLGTEINAAVCNNLNVIFIVVNNKQLDMALKGMEKTTGRIDGTLFEVPMDASKFAESLGAVAFRAETLAEFSSALNTAQTLNQVTVIELLTDRDEIPPTAHRTVTLN; encoded by the coding sequence ATGAGAACAGTTGCGGACTATTTGGCAGAAACTCTGCGTAATCTAGGCGTTACTCATGTCTTTGGTATTATTGGTAAATCCATCTGTCCTGCTGTCCTGAAGATGGTCGATTACGGATTAGAATTCATTCCAGGCCGTCATGAATCCAGCTCAGGTTTTGCCGCATCCGGTTATGCCCTTCAGACGGGCAAGCTCGGCGTTGCCTTTGCCACATCCGGTCCGGGCGGAACCAATCTGCTTACCGCTGCAGCACATGCGAAGGCCAACAACCTGCCCGTTCTATTTATTACAGGTCATCAATCCATACAGGAACTGGGGCTTCCCCAGTGTCAGGATTCGTCTTCCTATCTGGCTGATCTGGCCGAGATGTTCAGGCCTGCCACGCTATTCAGTAAACTGGTAGAACGTGGAGATCACTTCGGCACCCTCCTGAATCATGCCCTATCCATTGCACTCGGCCCCAATAAAGGCCCTGTTCACCTTTGTCTACCTTTTGACGTACAGACTGAGTTGTTATCTCAATGCCGAATTGTCATTCCCGAACCGGAACCTCTTCTTAGCGTATCTAACCTGAATCGCATTCTCCCTCTCATTCAACAGTCCAATCGTCCCTTAATTATTGCTGGTAAAGGTGTTAGTCGCGCCCGCGCCCATGATGAACTGCTTCATTTGGCTGAATCGTTCAACATTCCCGTCATTACTACTCCTGGTGGAAAAGGAGCGATTGCGTGGGACCACCCTCTGTACCATGGACCTTGTGGTGTTGGAGGTTTCCCACATGCAGACAACATGCTGAACCAAAGTGACCTTTATATCGTACTTGGTTCACGTCTAAGTGATATGACCATCTGCAATCTGAAGCCTGAGAACCACCCGGCACACCTCATTCAATTTGATGCTGATCCTACGTTTGTCGGTAAGATTCTGAGCGCTCAAACCTTACATATCACGGGTGATTTGAAGGACAACATGCACTATTTGCTGGGCACACTCGTAGACCATTCTTCTCCAAAGAAAACCACGGCCCCCATAGATTATACTGTCCCTTTACCGGATCTGCCCCGCCTGTCTTTGGCTTCTGTGCTGGATGGGATGAGTGAACTGCTTCCGTACGATCATAAGCTGTTTGTCGATGATGGCAGCCATGGATTTCATGCGGTTCAGCGATATAAAGTCAAGAAACCCGGCAGCTTTGTGTTTGACGCGTACTTTGCATGCATGGGTAATGCCATTGGTATGGCGATAGGTGCGAAGGCAGCTTCACCTGAAGAGACTATCGTATGCATCACCGGGGACGGATGTTTCATGATGCTTGGCACGGAGATCAATGCCGCAGTATGCAACAATCTGAATGTCATATTCATTGTCGTCAACAACAAACAACTGGACATGGCACTCAAAGGAATGGAAAAAACAACAGGCAGAATCGATGGCACCCTGTTTGAAGTTCCTATGGACGCATCTAAGTTTGCCGAATCCCTGGGTGCTGTTGCGTTCCGGGCAGAGACCCTTGCTGAATTCTCATCTGCGCTGAACACAGCACAGACGTTGAATCAGGTGACTGTCATTGAGCTACTGACCGATCGCGACGAGATTCCACCTACAGCTCACCGCACCGTAACTTTGAATTAG
- a CDS encoding Gfo/Idh/MocA family oxidoreductase, with product MTVMKMALIGLGKMGLHMVHHVENTKMDTKIELVAVCDANEEGLAAFAASHPGVGTYTDYKQLMNEHQIDLLYIAVPPKFHYPVVMEALERKIHVFCEKPLANSVEEAKEMLDAAQQAGVVHAIHFSMPHEPSVLKLQEMIEQGTVGTVRKIDLILQFPQWPRTWQQNAWITSREQGGFILEVGIHWIHMIQKVFGAVRVVSTQVQYPENGDCELEVQAAMELEDGTRIQLNGISQFAGEERVSMVVYGTEGTIALENWDELKSGLVGQPLSPVEVLESASELPVLKHVIARIQGKPGKIYDFNDGYQAQLILEALRNTEQSR from the coding sequence ATGACAGTGATGAAGATGGCTCTGATTGGGCTGGGTAAAATGGGATTACATATGGTTCATCATGTCGAGAATACGAAGATGGACACAAAGATTGAGCTTGTAGCGGTGTGTGATGCGAATGAGGAAGGTCTGGCGGCTTTTGCAGCTTCTCATCCGGGGGTTGGAACGTATACGGATTACAAGCAATTGATGAATGAACATCAGATTGATCTGCTGTATATTGCAGTTCCGCCGAAATTTCATTATCCGGTTGTCATGGAAGCGCTGGAGCGCAAAATTCATGTGTTCTGTGAGAAACCGCTTGCCAATAGTGTGGAAGAAGCGAAAGAGATGCTGGATGCAGCGCAACAAGCGGGTGTCGTTCACGCCATTCATTTTTCTATGCCACATGAACCTTCCGTGCTGAAACTGCAAGAGATGATTGAGCAGGGCACCGTGGGTACGGTTCGCAAAATAGATCTCATTCTACAATTCCCGCAGTGGCCTCGAACATGGCAACAGAATGCATGGATTACGAGTCGTGAACAGGGCGGATTTATTCTTGAAGTGGGAATTCACTGGATTCATATGATTCAAAAAGTGTTTGGTGCAGTCCGGGTCGTAAGTACTCAGGTTCAATATCCTGAGAATGGGGATTGTGAGCTGGAAGTGCAGGCAGCCATGGAACTGGAAGACGGCACCCGAATTCAGCTAAACGGTATTTCTCAATTTGCGGGGGAAGAACGTGTATCCATGGTAGTGTACGGCACGGAAGGCACAATTGCTCTGGAAAATTGGGATGAATTGAAGAGTGGCCTGGTGGGGCAGCCCCTTTCTCCGGTGGAAGTGCTTGAATCCGCCAGTGAACTGCCTGTACTTAAACATGTCATTGCCCGTATACAGGGCAAACCAGGTAAAATATATGATTTTAACGATGGTTATCAGGCACAATTGATACTTGAAGCGCTACGTAACACGGAACAATCGAGATAA
- a CDS encoding methyl-accepting chemotaxis protein, translated as MNKRRTFKIFYKIGLGYLLVLVVLAGCILLIQSSTNKLQEELDFLVDHDMRVHALTYELEKTMVDMETGQRGYVITGEDNYLDPYTKGKETLGTFKDELAVLISDNPAQTALLKDIHSNMESWIQVAGEPVIALRQANNTQAILDFFADDPGKRDMDQIRAALATFRTNELTLTDTRTEALKQKNTILNLELYGALIVVAIISFITALILSRAIVRNIRTVKQALNDIGSSNGDLTLRIATPMKDETRELAESANVMLAGLQQMMLDVQSNAMILSSASDRLDKGVSDSHIAGKEVATAMERVAEGADEQVALTQTMVAAMQQSLTGLNRVASSAADVAERAVRTESIAVDGQQRIDNAVGKMSSIEQSFLSVQGAINDISKMSDQVINIADAMSGIARQTNLLALNAGIEAARAGENGRGFAVVASEIRNLADQSATSAKEITSILETVVAGVQSTVQVVDESTLHVNEGLQTIEDAGHAFSTITQHIHNLSGEVLEVSAVVEELTSGSEAVMKSISEVSAVVEDTASATEEVSAMTEEQLASLQEMSDTSKQLNEMSDALDQLVKRFKLA; from the coding sequence ATGAATAAGCGCAGGACCTTCAAAATTTTTTATAAGATTGGATTGGGATATCTACTTGTACTGGTTGTGCTGGCTGGTTGCATTCTTCTGATTCAGAGCAGTACAAACAAGCTTCAAGAGGAACTGGATTTTCTGGTCGATCATGATATGAGAGTACACGCCCTGACTTATGAACTCGAAAAAACCATGGTAGATATGGAGACGGGACAACGCGGTTACGTCATTACTGGTGAGGACAATTACCTCGATCCCTACACCAAAGGAAAAGAAACACTGGGTACTTTCAAAGATGAACTTGCCGTATTAATTTCGGACAACCCGGCCCAAACCGCACTCTTGAAAGACATACATAGTAATATGGAGAGCTGGATCCAGGTCGCTGGGGAACCTGTGATCGCCCTTCGCCAAGCCAATAATACGCAGGCCATTCTAGATTTCTTTGCCGATGACCCGGGTAAACGAGACATGGACCAGATTCGCGCCGCCCTTGCTACGTTTCGTACCAACGAGCTTACGTTGACTGATACCCGTACAGAAGCGCTCAAGCAGAAAAACACAATACTGAACTTGGAACTGTACGGGGCACTTATCGTTGTCGCCATCATCTCGTTCATCACTGCGTTAATTTTGTCCCGCGCCATTGTTAGAAACATCCGTACCGTGAAGCAGGCCCTGAATGACATTGGTTCTTCCAATGGTGACCTGACGCTGCGAATCGCTACGCCGATGAAAGACGAAACTCGTGAACTCGCGGAGTCAGCCAATGTGATGCTCGCTGGTTTGCAGCAAATGATGCTGGACGTTCAGAGCAATGCCATGATTCTGAGCTCAGCGTCGGATCGATTGGATAAAGGGGTCTCCGATAGTCACATTGCCGGAAAAGAGGTTGCCACTGCCATGGAACGCGTCGCTGAAGGCGCTGACGAACAGGTTGCTTTGACTCAAACGATGGTAGCTGCGATGCAGCAATCCCTCACTGGGCTTAATCGTGTCGCCTCTTCGGCAGCTGACGTGGCTGAGCGTGCAGTACGTACCGAATCCATTGCTGTGGATGGGCAACAGCGTATTGATAATGCGGTAGGCAAAATGAGTTCCATTGAGCAATCCTTCCTCTCTGTGCAGGGAGCCATTAACGATATTTCGAAGATGTCTGATCAAGTGATTAATATTGCAGATGCCATGTCAGGAATTGCGAGACAAACCAATCTGCTTGCACTTAACGCCGGAATAGAAGCTGCTCGCGCCGGGGAAAATGGACGTGGATTCGCCGTTGTTGCCTCGGAAATCCGTAATCTTGCAGACCAAAGCGCAACCTCAGCCAAAGAGATCACAAGTATATTGGAAACCGTAGTAGCGGGAGTTCAAAGTACGGTACAGGTGGTTGATGAGAGCACACTTCATGTGAATGAAGGGTTGCAAACCATCGAGGATGCAGGTCATGCTTTTTCAACCATTACTCAGCATATTCATAACCTCAGTGGTGAAGTTCTGGAGGTATCCGCTGTTGTCGAAGAGCTAACTTCTGGCAGTGAGGCCGTAATGAAATCCATTAGCGAAGTATCCGCTGTTGTGGAAGATACGGCATCAGCCACGGAAGAAGTATCCGCAATGACAGAGGAACAACTTGCTTCTCTCCAGGAAATGTCTGACACATCCAAACAGTTAAATGAAATGTCCGATGCGCTTGATCAACTGGTTAAACGATTCAAGCTTGCGTAA
- a CDS encoding HAD hydrolase-like protein — MTKETVLRKPEAMIFDMDGTLFQTETLLLPAYQQLFDTLRAEGHFEGETPPEERMLGSLGMLLEDIWKVVMPEASEAAHRRADELLLQLEIEGLDQGSSQLYPGVKETLQALKEQGVRLFVASNGLEDYVKGVAFAHEIMPFFEGVYSAGQYKTPSKINLVQILLEKHRIQDAWMVGDRSSDVEAGKMNHQTVIGCAYAGFGRDEELAGSDALISDFTELLRLYDEAEAE, encoded by the coding sequence ATGACCAAAGAGACGGTATTGCGCAAACCGGAAGCGATGATTTTTGATATGGATGGTACGCTGTTCCAGACAGAGACCCTGTTGTTGCCAGCTTACCAGCAGTTATTTGATACATTACGTGCCGAAGGGCATTTTGAAGGAGAAACCCCACCAGAGGAACGGATGCTGGGAAGCTTGGGCATGTTGCTCGAAGATATATGGAAAGTCGTTATGCCTGAGGCGTCTGAAGCGGCACATCGCCGTGCAGACGAACTGCTGCTTCAACTGGAGATTGAGGGGCTCGATCAAGGGAGTTCTCAATTGTATCCTGGCGTGAAAGAAACGCTGCAAGCATTGAAAGAACAAGGAGTGCGTCTTTTTGTCGCAAGTAACGGGCTGGAGGACTATGTGAAGGGTGTGGCTTTTGCGCACGAGATTATGCCTTTCTTTGAAGGGGTATATAGTGCAGGCCAGTACAAGACTCCCTCCAAGATCAATTTAGTGCAGATCCTGCTGGAGAAACATCGGATTCAGGACGCCTGGATGGTCGGGGATCGCTCCTCTGATGTGGAAGCGGGTAAAATGAACCATCAGACGGTCATCGGCTGTGCCTATGCCGGATTCGGTCGTGATGAGGAGCTTGCAGGCTCGGATGCGCTGATCTCTGATTTTACGGAACTGCTGCGTCTATATGATGAAGCGGAAGCAGAATAA